GCCGGCGCGGCAGGCGCTGAGTTACCGCGGCATGCCACCCATAAAGAACCCCGCCACCGGCGGGGTTCTGCATTCAGGGGGAACGCTCAGATCGGAATCACGTTCGCCGCCGCAAGCCCCTTGGGTGTCTCCTGGATTTCGTAGGAAACCTTTTGTCCTTCCGTCAGGGTCTTGAAACCACTGGCTGAGATGGCCGAGAAATGTACGAAGACATCCTTGCCACCGTCGTCAGGGGTGATGAAACCGAAGCCTTTGGTTTCGTTAAACCATTTCACAGTTCCTGTCAGCACGGCAATTACCTCGGATCTCGATATGGGACGGGTGGTGTGCAGCGGCTCCTGTGAGACGCAGGATGTGGGCGGGAACGGAACGGGCAGGCTGTATCCAAATCGGTGACAAGAACGACTGCAACGCAGTTGATCATAGTCGGGGTCGGAGGGAATGCCAAGCGATGCACGGCGGCGCCGATGCGATCCGTACGTGGCTGGCGGTGTCCTCAGCGTTGGCGGGGCGGTTTGCGATAGTGCGCCTTGGTGCGCAGTGTGCGGGCGGTATTCTTTGCCGGATCGCTGAACAGGAACCGGCCGGCCAGCACGCAACCCTTCATGCCGGGCTCGCAGGCCCGGTTGGCCACCCGCTGGCAGCGGCCGTTCAGTTCGTGTGGACAGCCCCAACCGCTCATGATGATCCTCGTCGTCGAACCTGAATGATTCTCCCTCGGGGTCCGTGCCCGTTCATTGACGCAGATCATGCTGCGCAAGCCCTGCGGATCCGCCGTGGCGAATCGCCTCAGTCCTCGTCGATTTCGTCGTCCTCGTCGGACCAGGTGTTCTCTTCGTCATCGTCCTCGCTGATGTCCTCGTCGCCCCCGATAAGTTCGGCAAGTTCGTCCTTTTCCTCGTCGGGGTCGGGTGCAGGCTTGCCGCCGGTGGTGCGTTCGGGGATGCCCGCCGCCTTGCCGCCGCGCGGGGTGAACTGGCGGCGCGCGCGCTCGAAGGCGGCTTTGAGTTCGGGGGTCACGGCGGATTCGCCGTCCTCGAGTTCCCGCAGTTTGGATTCGACGATCTCGCGGTTGTATTCCACGAATTCCCGGCGTGCCAAGTTGAAGAGATAAACGGTTTTGGGGTCGCCGGTCGCAAGCCGCTCATCGAGCGCGACGGGGCTGCTTTTTGTGCCCGCATCGAGGTGGCCGAACCAGGTTTTGCTTTTGCTCATGGGTTGCCTGACACCGAGGATGTTGACGTTGAATGCCGCGCCTGGAGCGCCTGATATTCAGGTGCCCATAGGCGCCGAAATATTAGTCAGCGATTGCCACTTGTCCAGACCCTGGGCGAAATTTTTTTACCGCAAAATATATGCAGGAAGGATGCCGGCTTGCAGACCGGCGCCACTGGGCTAAATTCATCAGTTGCGACTCAAACCTCTGCGCCGAGATGGGCCGGTGCGGGTGAGGGAGGGCGTGGTGAACGAGAAACATCGTACAGGTCCGGTCGATCCCGCGGCGCTGCCTTTTGCCGCGCCCTGCCGGATCCTGACTTGGGAGGCCCCCTGGCGCTGGCTGCGGCTGGGATGGCAGGACCTGCGGCGCGCGCCGCGGCAAAGCCTCACCTATGGTGCGGTGATGGTCGCGCTGAGCTACGCGATCAGCCTGCTGGCCGTATGGTTCGGTGACCTGGCCTTTTTGTTGAGCCTGATCTCCGGCTTTATTTTCCTCGGCCCGGTGCTGGCCATCGGGTTGTATTCAATCAGCCGACAGCTTCAGCTGGGTCGCGAGCCCGAGCTGGGCTACTGCCTGCGCGAGGGCTGGCGGCACCTGGGCAACGAGCTGGTGTTCGCCGTCATTCTGCTGGTGGTGTTCCTGGTATGGGCGCGGGCGGCCTCGATGGTGCACGTGTTTTTTCCCATGGAGGCGCGGCCGGAACTGGCCGACCTGGTGCCATTTCTGGGCGTCGGCACCCTGGTGGGGGCGATCTTTTCCGCCGTCGTCTTCTGCGCCAGCGCCCTCTCGCTGCCCATGATCATGGACCGCAAGGCCGACGTGGTGACCGCGGTGGTGAGCAGCGTGAACGCCGTGCTGCGCAACAAGTGGGTG
This genomic interval from Gammaproteobacteria bacterium contains the following:
- a CDS encoding cold-shock protein, whose product is MLTGTVKWFNETKGFGFITPDDGGKDVFVHFSAISASGFKTLTEGQKVSYEIQETPKGLAAANVIPI
- a CDS encoding DUF2189 domain-containing protein gives rise to the protein MNEKHRTGPVDPAALPFAAPCRILTWEAPWRWLRLGWQDLRRAPRQSLTYGAVMVALSYAISLLAVWFGDLAFLLSLISGFIFLGPVLAIGLYSISRQLQLGREPELGYCLREGWRHLGNELVFAVILLVVFLVWARAASMVHVFFPMEARPELADLVPFLGVGTLVGAIFSAVVFCASALSLPMIMDRKADVVTAVVSSVNAVLRNKWVMLEWAVIILGAVLLGFATAFLGLAVLLPLIGHATWHAYQETLDTSAWQRHEVLTGGVSSGA